From Mucilaginibacter gotjawali:
AATGACATTTAACTTCTTAGTATTGTATCTCAATTGTATCAACTTTAAGAATGAAAACCATCCGCTGGGGTATTTTGGGTGCCGGGCGCATCGCGCGAAAATTCGCCTCTGATCTTAAATTGGTTGAAGGGGCAGAATTAATAGCCGTTGGCTCGCGATCAAAGGCATCTGCTGAAGATTTCAGTAAAGACTTCCCTGTTAAATACACACATGACAGCTACCAGGAACTTGCCGGAAACGCTGAAGTGGACGTGATCTACATTGCTACGCCGCATAACCTGCATTATGAAAACACTTTGCTTTGTATAAACAATGGCAAGGCGGTGTTATGCGAAAAACCTTTTGCCATGAATGCCCGGCAGGCTGAACTGATGATGAGCCTGGCGAAAGAAAAGAAGGTGTTTTTAATGGAAGCTTTGTGGACAAAGTTTCATCCGCATTTCTTAAAAATGCAGGAAATGATAGGGCAGGGGCTGCTTGGCGAGATCAGATCGGTATTGATCAACTTTGGGTTTAAACCTACGCCGCCAGTCCCACTCAGGTTGTTTGATCCTGAATTGGGCGGTGGTACCGTAATGGATATCGGCATTTACAATGTTTTTATGGCGATGAGCATATTGGGTATGCCTGATCATGTAGACGCTGTAATGACACCCGCTTCAACCGGCGTTGATGAACAATGCGCCATTCTTTTTCGCTATCATAATGGGGCGATGGCGCAATTATTCTCAACTTTTTCGTCCAACCTTGCAACAGAAGCAGATATATGCGGCAGCGAGGGGAGGATCAGGCTTACTTCAAGGTTTTATGAACCATCATCCACTATTGAGTTTTATAAAGAACGGGCAGACAGTGTTGAAGTTATCCCTGTGCACAAAGAACCGGGTTTTGGTTACCAGTATGAAGCCAGGCATGTAAATGATTGTTTGCGGATCGGTTTAACCGAAAGCCCGGTAATACCTTTTGCCGATACGCTGTTGCTAATGCAAACGCTGGATAAAATAAGGGCGATTGCTGGAATCGGGTATGCAGCGGATGATGCAAAGTGACGATTGCTGCCAGGCGTTTAATGCCGGTTTTTTATTTTGGAAAAATAGATATGGCAGTAAA
This genomic window contains:
- a CDS encoding Gfo/Idh/MocA family protein, which codes for MKTIRWGILGAGRIARKFASDLKLVEGAELIAVGSRSKASAEDFSKDFPVKYTHDSYQELAGNAEVDVIYIATPHNLHYENTLLCINNGKAVLCEKPFAMNARQAELMMSLAKEKKVFLMEALWTKFHPHFLKMQEMIGQGLLGEIRSVLINFGFKPTPPVPLRLFDPELGGGTVMDIGIYNVFMAMSILGMPDHVDAVMTPASTGVDEQCAILFRYHNGAMAQLFSTFSSNLATEADICGSEGRIRLTSRFYEPSSTIEFYKERADSVEVIPVHKEPGFGYQYEARHVNDCLRIGLTESPVIPFADTLLLMQTLDKIRAIAGIGYAADDAK